The proteins below are encoded in one region of Sulfitobacter sp. SK012:
- a CDS encoding IS256 family transposase, translated as METTNIVDFSRRDGITDALTDLLRTGAQQLIATAVEAELESYLSQFTTARTEAGHATVVRNGHHPERPFQTGIGPVNVRIPKVRSKNGQPVTFHSALVPPYVRRTKTLEAALPWLYLKGISSGEMGSALKVLLGPDAAGLSANTVSRLKRDWANEYGEWRKAALDDEPLVYIWADGVHSGLRGEDDKLCALVIVGVTARGKKRFLAIEDGVRESTQSWREALLSLKSRGMNAPKLAIGDGAMGFWAAIDEVYPETRHQRCWQHKTMNVLNCLPKLSQPKAKAAIHNIRQAETKDDAGKALDLFIKTYEPKYPKATLCLQKDREELMAFFDFPAQHWQSIRTSNPIESAFATIRHRTKRSKGCLSRDGMLHMMFKLGQCAEQNWRKLRGFDYLAKVITGVAFKDGIEATENSQIAA; from the coding sequence ATGGAAACGACTAACATTGTTGATTTTTCGCGTCGAGACGGGATCACGGACGCGCTGACGGATTTATTGAGAACAGGAGCGCAGCAATTGATCGCAACAGCCGTTGAAGCTGAGCTTGAAAGCTATCTGTCTCAGTTTACCACCGCGCGCACTGAGGCCGGTCATGCGACTGTTGTGCGCAATGGGCATCATCCCGAGCGCCCGTTCCAAACGGGCATCGGCCCCGTGAACGTGCGCATTCCCAAGGTTCGCTCAAAAAACGGCCAGCCCGTGACATTCCATTCGGCCCTGGTGCCACCGTACGTGCGCAGAACCAAAACGTTGGAAGCGGCCTTGCCATGGCTGTATCTGAAGGGCATCTCCAGCGGTGAAATGGGCTCGGCTCTCAAGGTTCTTCTGGGCCCTGATGCGGCGGGATTGTCGGCAAATACGGTCTCACGGCTCAAGCGCGATTGGGCCAACGAATACGGCGAGTGGAGAAAGGCAGCGTTGGACGATGAGCCCTTGGTCTACATCTGGGCTGACGGTGTCCACAGCGGCCTTCGGGGCGAGGATGACAAGCTCTGCGCCCTTGTGATTGTGGGGGTAACAGCCCGTGGCAAGAAGCGGTTCTTGGCTATTGAGGACGGGGTGCGCGAGTCCACGCAGAGCTGGCGCGAGGCTCTCCTCAGCCTCAAAAGCCGGGGAATGAACGCCCCGAAACTTGCTATTGGAGATGGTGCCATGGGGTTCTGGGCCGCCATAGATGAAGTCTATCCTGAGACCCGTCATCAACGCTGTTGGCAACACAAAACTATGAATGTGCTCAACTGTTTGCCCAAGCTGTCTCAGCCAAAGGCCAAAGCTGCGATCCACAACATCCGGCAGGCTGAGACCAAAGATGATGCGGGCAAGGCCTTAGATTTGTTCATCAAAACCTACGAACCCAAATACCCCAAGGCGACGCTGTGCCTGCAAAAGGACCGCGAGGAACTCATGGCATTCTTCGACTTTCCAGCACAACACTGGCAAAGCATCCGCACCAGTAATCCAATTGAATCCGCCTTTGCCACGATCCGTCATCGCACCAAACGATCAAAGGGCTGCCTCTCACGCGACGGCATGCTGCACATGATGTTCAAGCTGGGGCAATGCGCCGAGCAAAACTGGAGGAAACTACGCGGCTTTGACTACCTCGCCAAAGTCATCACCGGCGTCGCATTCAAAGACGGAATTGAAGCCACTGAAAACAGCCAGATCGCCGCATGA
- a CDS encoding STAS/SEC14 domain-containing protein, which translates to MLNVTKVSADRINIELSGAIDADEMSTVLDHLLRKSEGVSNGKMLYTISDFAMPTLSALVVELYRMPELLGLLGKFKKCAVLCDTAWVRTAAEFEGAVFRSLDIKSFTLSDTEAAETWLNGRQESAEQEEEEENFPV; encoded by the coding sequence ATGTTAAACGTCACCAAGGTATCCGCAGACCGGATAAACATCGAACTTTCTGGGGCCATTGATGCAGACGAAATGAGCACGGTGTTAGATCACCTGCTTAGGAAGTCCGAAGGCGTTAGCAACGGTAAGATGCTCTACACGATTTCCGATTTCGCGATGCCTACCTTGAGCGCGCTGGTTGTCGAACTGTATCGCATGCCGGAGCTGCTCGGATTGCTGGGCAAGTTTAAAAAATGTGCTGTGCTTTGTGACACTGCATGGGTCCGAACCGCCGCCGAGTTTGAAGGAGCAGTGTTTCGATCTCTCGACATAAAAAGCTTCACACTTAGTGATACCGAAGCGGCCGAAACTTGGCTTAATGGCCGGCAGGAGAGTGCCGAACAGGAAGAAGAAGAAGAGAACTTCCCAGTCTAA
- a CDS encoding universal stress protein, whose amino-acid sequence MAGFERAIATEKPIFASEFPQRERGVWHQLTWLNTDNRQTGYFKQQITIGVGSMYENILVPVLVDNEHDTHASLQAAKTLASDRAKFTIVHVMEPIPSFVLAEIPADALNRTHTEIEDAMSRMAQSLEDCETKLISGHAGRAIVDYAHDNGVDCIVVASHSPRVSDFILGSTAAWVVRNANCSVHVVR is encoded by the coding sequence ATGGCCGGTTTCGAGCGTGCGATCGCAACGGAAAAGCCTATTTTCGCATCGGAATTTCCACAAAGAGAGCGTGGCGTGTGGCACCAATTGACATGGCTCAATACCGACAACAGACAGACCGGGTACTTTAAGCAGCAGATAACAATAGGAGTTGGATCTATGTATGAGAATATTCTTGTGCCGGTTCTCGTAGACAACGAGCATGACACCCACGCATCATTGCAAGCAGCGAAAACGCTGGCAAGTGATAGGGCAAAATTCACCATTGTGCATGTCATGGAGCCCATCCCCAGTTTTGTCCTTGCAGAAATTCCCGCTGATGCACTGAACAGGACGCATACAGAAATTGAGGATGCTATGTCCCGAATGGCTCAATCCCTGGAGGATTGCGAAACCAAACTCATTTCAGGTCATGCCGGGCGCGCCATCGTCGACTACGCCCACGATAACGGCGTCGATTGCATTGTCGTTGCGTCCCACAGCCCCAGAGTTTCCGACTTCATCCTCGGCTCCACCGCCGCTTGGGTTGTGCGCAACGCGAATTGCTCCGTTCACGTGGTTCGATAA
- the rsgA gene encoding ribosome small subunit-dependent GTPase A: MTRDYSNFLPPSGSGKLPRRERSPLEKLGWKPFFSQQTNFDDPVEMPPVRVVEVHRTGLHVLGEGLDTVIPPGPDATVGDWLFFDQQHPSHSRVLNRSSVFERRAPGSDRNRQLIAANVDTVFIVSSCNKDFNLARLERYVALAFEAEVMPVLLLTKADLCDDPAPYLDAARAISNRVLVEVLNALSEEPIARLAPWCKPGQTVAFLGSSGVGKSTLVNALFRDGVTETAAIRDDDSKGRHTTTRRQLHFTSDGCAVLDTPGMRELQLTNVKTGIADVFADMVALANQCRFNDCKHEAEPGCAIKNALERGEIDRARLTRWNKLAAEDRFNSSTLAERKSADKSLHKMISSIQKKSRK, from the coding sequence ATGACACGGGACTATTCCAATTTTTTGCCGCCTTCGGGTTCCGGCAAGCTTCCTAGACGCGAGCGTTCGCCACTGGAAAAACTTGGCTGGAAGCCCTTCTTTAGCCAACAAACTAACTTTGACGATCCTGTTGAAATGCCACCCGTTCGTGTGGTTGAAGTCCACAGGACGGGACTGCATGTCCTCGGCGAAGGCCTTGATACCGTCATCCCGCCTGGACCTGATGCAACAGTCGGTGATTGGTTGTTCTTCGATCAGCAACACCCTTCGCATAGCAGGGTTTTGAACCGTAGCAGCGTTTTTGAACGCCGAGCACCTGGATCGGATCGCAATCGGCAACTGATCGCAGCCAACGTGGACACCGTGTTTATCGTGTCTTCGTGCAACAAAGATTTCAATCTCGCGCGGCTTGAACGCTATGTTGCTTTGGCATTTGAGGCAGAGGTAATGCCGGTGCTCTTGCTCACAAAGGCCGATCTTTGTGATGATCCAGCCCCATATTTGGACGCAGCGCGCGCAATTTCAAACCGTGTTCTGGTGGAAGTGCTGAACGCCTTGAGCGAGGAGCCCATTGCCCGGCTCGCCCCTTGGTGCAAGCCGGGACAAACGGTTGCATTCTTAGGGTCATCTGGCGTGGGGAAATCCACACTGGTCAATGCGCTTTTCCGGGATGGCGTCACTGAAACGGCGGCCATTCGTGACGACGACAGCAAGGGCCGTCACACAACCACCCGGCGTCAATTGCACTTCACATCCGACGGCTGCGCAGTGCTGGACACCCCCGGAATGCGAGAACTTCAGCTCACCAATGTGAAGACAGGAATTGCGGATGTGTTTGCCGACATGGTCGCCTTAGCAAACCAATGTCGCTTCAACGATTGCAAACACGAAGCTGAACCCGGCTGCGCCATTAAAAACGCATTGGAACGTGGGGAAATTGACCGAGCCAGATTGACCCGGTGGAACAAGTTGGCTGCGGAAGATCGGTTCAACTCCTCCACATTAGCTGAACGTAAAAGCGCCGACAAATCGCTGCACAAAATGATCAGCTCCATTCAGAAGAAAAGCAGAAAGTAA
- a CDS encoding GNAT family N-acetyltransferase, whose translation MIRKYKTDDIEALIDIWDTADTLAHPFLSVEVRDQVRKDMRNIYFPNAETWVLEDNGVPVGFIAMIDTEIGGLFLAPSQHGKGMGRQMVDHVVALKGPLTVEVFKDNKIGLPFYERYGFAVTGEGMFEASGDETLKMAMLAP comes from the coding sequence ATGATCCGTAAATATAAAACCGATGACATCGAAGCACTGATCGATATCTGGGACACCGCAGACACGCTTGCGCATCCATTCTTGTCGGTCGAAGTCAGAGACCAAGTGCGCAAAGACATGCGCAACATATATTTTCCCAATGCCGAAACATGGGTGCTGGAAGATAACGGCGTTCCAGTTGGCTTCATTGCTATGATCGACACAGAAATTGGCGGTTTGTTCCTTGCACCCTCTCAGCATGGCAAGGGCATGGGTCGCCAAATGGTCGATCATGTTGTTGCCCTCAAAGGGCCACTGACCGTCGAGGTCTTCAAAGACAACAAGATCGGCCTCCCTTTCTATGAGCGATATGGCTTTGCAGTAACTGGGGAAGGAATGTTCGAAGCCAGTGGCGACGAAACCCTCAAGATGGCAATGCTGGCCCCATAA
- a CDS encoding helix-turn-helix domain-containing protein, with the protein MMVASDLLVVAASVLAGDAFVLRFLTGISGVFTTFIFVEALVGVPMLLLPTRDNLASPEAATESDRAMLATPDAFMNDKNIYTDSNLTLARVARRLSVPVRDVSTAINRITGENFPRYINGFRVRHAQDALRKTELPITEVMSDAGFVSKSSFNTEFRGITGQTPSQFRSGREDATQPVRLHNSEQFKRRVFEPNTSATTEAPGLRTKPWLSLNPLSMMMSALVSPVWLLITYMSLRMSLPRASASATRAD; encoded by the coding sequence ATGATGGTCGCCTCCGATCTCTTGGTGGTTGCCGCCAGTGTGTTGGCCGGAGATGCCTTTGTCCTGAGGTTCTTGACCGGGATATCAGGTGTATTTACGACATTTATCTTTGTTGAAGCCCTTGTCGGTGTGCCGATGTTGCTGCTGCCTACAAGAGACAACCTAGCAAGCCCCGAGGCGGCGACAGAAAGCGACCGCGCGATGCTGGCCACACCCGATGCGTTCATGAATGATAAAAACATCTACACCGACAGCAACTTGACGCTCGCGCGCGTGGCGCGGCGGTTATCGGTCCCGGTGCGAGATGTCTCAACAGCGATCAACCGAATAACAGGTGAGAATTTTCCTCGCTACATTAATGGCTTTCGCGTTCGTCATGCTCAAGATGCTTTGCGCAAGACCGAATTGCCGATTACAGAGGTGATGTCTGACGCCGGGTTTGTCAGTAAATCAAGTTTCAATACCGAATTTCGCGGGATCACGGGGCAGACACCATCGCAGTTTCGTTCAGGCAGGGAAGACGCCACCCAGCCCGTTCGACTTCACAATTCTGAGCAGTTCAAGCGGCGTGTCTTTGAGCCGAATACATCCGCAACAACGGAAGCTCCCGGGTTAAGAACGAAGCCGTGGCTTTCACTCAACCCGCTCTCAATGATGATGTCGGCGTTGGTATCGCCCGTTTGGCTGCTGATCACGTACATGTCGCTTAGGATGTCTTTGCCGCGCGCCAGCGCATCAGCAACGCGAGCGGACTGA
- a CDS encoding ABC transporter permease encodes MSSKYVSRIALGAYLLIFFGYLLGPLLVMSLTAFNSSSFPSVSPWACYSYEWFNVLFNDQRILNGIKNSVIIGVGTVILSVAIGLAAALVLTQVWPKLRTTYYTIIIAPILIPGVVLGISTIVFWDRVSQVFGPSSDALFHNGLFLTILGQSTFIASYAMLIFVARLQRFDPGLTEAALDLGATHTQAFRKIMLPFLRPAIASAAVLAFLASFENYNTTTFTFGNYPTLTIELAQKVRYGINPSISALAFIIVVLTIFGALAFEAYRRKVANAEKAKTAKATPKPVGTARRLLSSNPAALMLVMLSFLVIAMVGTAQSHSPEQCKLDVRAAKQVQIDLRIEALTEQRRLRNLEQQSNAPEAPAADGTNEAAPNSSGAFGNVFQGLDQSE; translated from the coding sequence ATGAGTTCCAAATATGTCTCCCGTATAGCGCTTGGTGCCTATCTGCTCATCTTCTTTGGGTATCTTTTAGGTCCATTGTTGGTCATGAGTTTGACCGCCTTCAACTCCTCTAGCTTTCCGTCTGTTTCGCCTTGGGCTTGCTATTCCTATGAATGGTTCAACGTCCTTTTCAACGATCAACGGATATTGAACGGGATTAAGAACAGCGTAATTATTGGCGTCGGTACTGTTATCTTGTCGGTTGCAATCGGCTTGGCGGCGGCACTTGTCCTGACACAGGTTTGGCCCAAGCTGCGCACGACCTATTACACAATTATCATCGCCCCAATTCTTATTCCTGGCGTGGTTCTTGGCATCTCGACGATTGTGTTTTGGGATCGAGTTAGTCAAGTTTTTGGGCCTTCCTCAGACGCTCTGTTTCACAACGGCCTGTTTCTAACCATCTTGGGGCAATCTACCTTTATTGCCTCATACGCGATGCTGATCTTTGTTGCGCGTCTTCAAAGATTTGACCCCGGTCTAACCGAAGCCGCCCTGGATCTTGGTGCCACCCACACACAAGCGTTTCGTAAGATTATGCTGCCGTTCTTGCGTCCAGCAATTGCCTCCGCGGCTGTGTTGGCTTTCTTGGCCTCATTTGAAAACTACAACACAACCACATTCACTTTTGGGAACTATCCGACACTGACGATCGAGCTGGCGCAAAAGGTGCGCTACGGGATCAATCCATCGATTTCAGCACTCGCATTCATCATTGTCGTCCTAACTATTTTTGGGGCGCTTGCGTTTGAAGCCTATCGTCGCAAAGTGGCGAATGCTGAAAAAGCCAAGACCGCCAAAGCGACGCCTAAACCTGTTGGGACAGCCCGAAGATTGCTAAGCAGCAATCCCGCGGCGCTCATGTTGGTCATGTTGTCTTTCTTGGTGATCGCGATGGTCGGAACGGCACAGAGCCATAGTCCAGAGCAATGCAAGTTAGATGTTCGTGCCGCCAAACAGGTGCAAATTGACCTCCGTATTGAAGCCTTGACCGAACAACGCCGGTTAAGAAATTTGGAGCAGCAGAGCAATGCTCCAGAGGCCCCTGCAGCAGACGGGACCAACGAAGCCGCTCCAAATTCAAGCGGCGCCTTTGGCAATGTCTTCCAAGGATTGGACCAGAGCGAATAA
- a CDS encoding ABC transporter permease, translating into MKKPKVLSQFFKNNGPVMGSALLLLVGFWIIVLIVLPQVSMLDFSFRYNLPPAEVGGPNDVYTLKNYRQLVYGAAGSSGTYNTVDLMVFVRTIVTALFVTIANIIMCYPLAYFLGQSQGTSFARLLVVMLIIPYWINEILRAFALRIIFGESGLLNEALMLLHITSAPVDFIRENYALYAGLGYAYILLMLFPMYNVIESLDRNQIEAARDMGASWIRIHRRIVIPHAKPGIASGATMVFMLSAGALAVPQVLGGPSSLWFTQLVYQWFNDSLNWQQGSAYAIVLLVSSIAIVLVLMRFFKVNMGDIGK; encoded by the coding sequence ATGAAAAAGCCCAAGGTCTTGTCGCAGTTCTTCAAAAACAACGGCCCCGTAATGGGAAGCGCTCTGCTGCTTCTAGTCGGGTTTTGGATCATCGTACTTATCGTTCTGCCCCAGGTTTCAATGTTGGATTTCTCCTTCAGGTACAATCTGCCCCCAGCCGAAGTTGGTGGGCCAAACGACGTATACACTCTTAAGAATTATCGCCAACTGGTGTACGGGGCTGCTGGCTCTAGTGGAACGTACAACACCGTCGATTTGATGGTTTTTGTCCGTACGATTGTCACCGCACTGTTTGTGACAATCGCAAATATCATCATGTGTTACCCGCTTGCTTACTTTCTGGGGCAATCACAGGGGACCAGTTTCGCACGCCTTTTGGTTGTCATGTTGATCATTCCTTATTGGATCAATGAGATCTTACGCGCCTTTGCTCTACGGATCATATTCGGGGAAAGCGGGCTGCTTAACGAAGCGTTGATGTTGCTGCATATCACATCTGCCCCCGTAGACTTTATCCGTGAAAACTACGCGCTCTACGCGGGTTTGGGATACGCGTACATTCTTCTGATGCTGTTCCCGATGTATAATGTCATCGAGAGCCTTGATCGCAACCAAATCGAAGCCGCGCGCGACATGGGGGCCAGCTGGATCCGCATTCACCGGCGCATCGTTATCCCTCATGCCAAACCAGGGATCGCGTCAGGCGCGACTATGGTGTTCATGCTGTCGGCTGGTGCGCTGGCTGTCCCGCAAGTCTTGGGTGGGCCATCAAGTCTTTGGTTCACGCAGTTGGTCTATCAATGGTTCAACGACTCCCTGAATTGGCAACAAGGATCGGCCTATGCAATCGTTCTGCTGGTCTCCAGTATTGCGATCGTCTTGGTGCTCATGCGTTTCTTCAAAGTTAACATGGGGGACATTGGGAAATGA
- a CDS encoding ABC transporter ATP-binding protein encodes MSAGVAVNLEDVWIKFGDFVAVREANVDIKGGDFFSFLGPSGCGKTTILRAVSGFLDPSEGRVLIGGKDMAGIGPNKRPTALIFQNLALFPLMKVWENITFSMEVAGASAGERRKRADELLDMIALGGQGDKFPSELSGGQKQRVAIARALCAEPDVLLLDEPLSALDLKLRQHMRTELREIQQRVGITFIYITHDQGEALTMSDSVAVMRAGVIDQIAGGHEIYDHPATPFVASFVGENNVFRGKIQSINGNEAIIRTNRSGDLLTQVTPTAIGKMSVGDDAMMFIRPEALALGSADESSKTTISANVLNEEFEGNSYSVFLEGDGGKQIKMSLPNLGQDRESSKGSNMTLHYDVSNAVVMPAGELASE; translated from the coding sequence ATGAGCGCTGGTGTTGCTGTCAATTTAGAGGATGTCTGGATAAAATTCGGGGATTTTGTCGCGGTCAGAGAAGCTAATGTTGACATCAAAGGTGGCGACTTTTTCTCGTTCCTAGGGCCATCGGGCTGTGGAAAAACAACAATTTTGCGGGCTGTGTCTGGCTTTCTTGACCCTTCAGAGGGGCGGGTATTGATCGGTGGCAAAGACATGGCCGGGATCGGGCCTAACAAGCGCCCAACGGCATTGATTTTCCAAAACCTCGCTCTGTTCCCATTGATGAAAGTCTGGGAGAATATTACGTTTTCGATGGAAGTCGCCGGCGCCTCAGCAGGTGAGCGGCGCAAACGCGCAGATGAACTGCTGGACATGATTGCCCTGGGTGGGCAAGGCGATAAGTTCCCGTCTGAACTGTCTGGCGGACAAAAACAGCGCGTTGCGATCGCACGCGCGTTATGTGCCGAACCTGATGTTTTGCTGCTTGATGAGCCCCTTTCTGCGCTTGATCTAAAACTGCGCCAACACATGCGGACTGAATTGCGCGAAATTCAGCAACGCGTCGGGATCACATTTATCTATATTACGCATGACCAAGGCGAAGCGTTGACGATGTCAGACAGTGTTGCCGTGATGCGCGCAGGTGTAATCGACCAGATCGCTGGTGGACATGAAATTTACGATCACCCGGCGACACCGTTCGTTGCGTCCTTTGTCGGGGAGAACAATGTTTTCCGTGGCAAGATTCAGTCGATCAACGGCAACGAAGCGATCATCCGCACCAATCGATCCGGCGATCTGTTGACCCAAGTCACACCAACCGCGATCGGTAAGATGAGTGTTGGCGATGATGCGATGATGTTCATACGCCCCGAAGCCTTAGCTTTGGGTAGCGCGGACGAAAGCAGTAAGACAACCATTTCTGCGAATGTCCTAAACGAGGAATTTGAGGGTAATTCTTATAGCGTGTTCTTGGAAGGTGACGGCGGCAAGCAAATCAAAATGTCGCTTCCCAACTTAGGACAGGACCGCGAGTCTTCCAAAGGCAGCAACATGACTTTGCACTATGATGTATCAAACGCGGTTGTGATGCCTGCGGGCGAATTAGCGTCAGAGTAG
- a CDS encoding ABC transporter substrate-binding protein, with product MTINNKGYSRRSFLKTGSTLGAAALASPALVSKAFASSGELNILMWSDYLPDSFLAEFKAETGISVNFTGIGSNEELINKMKAANGSGADIISPTNNRSLQWGPLELLQPIDMNRVEIDKVNPAMAKIGPDAWNFGDGSTWLPHIWGTEGMAWRVDLWTPTDASGVPSYGDVWAEENAGKTMMRAHSGMLGAGLHMEATGQMDVGSVWAAYESEENMRKTWGMIADWCIARKSNLKLIWNDADTQKNGLLNDGVIVGQTWDGPPLALKSAGEPVTYQAPKEGAMAWVDGMSIPKGAKNTDEIYAFIDFAYREKPAGVAIDGHGYNSPVLNADSHASAQYATNFSEAYPGDALGNLNAWPAEAPWYADVRTEFVNKFKSS from the coding sequence ATGACGATTAATAATAAAGGCTATAGCCGCCGGTCATTTCTAAAGACCGGATCCACATTAGGTGCTGCGGCACTGGCATCACCAGCGCTTGTTTCAAAAGCCTTTGCCTCTTCAGGCGAGCTGAACATTCTGATGTGGTCAGACTATCTGCCCGACAGCTTTTTGGCCGAGTTCAAAGCCGAAACGGGCATCTCTGTAAACTTTACAGGCATCGGTTCTAACGAAGAGCTGATCAACAAAATGAAAGCGGCGAACGGCTCTGGCGCGGATATCATTTCCCCGACAAACAACCGCTCGCTTCAGTGGGGGCCATTGGAGCTGCTACAGCCGATCGACATGAACCGCGTTGAGATCGACAAGGTAAATCCAGCGATGGCCAAAATTGGCCCTGATGCTTGGAACTTTGGCGACGGTAGCACCTGGTTGCCACATATCTGGGGCACTGAAGGCATGGCATGGCGCGTTGACCTTTGGACGCCCACCGATGCATCTGGTGTACCTTCTTACGGCGACGTTTGGGCCGAGGAAAATGCTGGTAAGACCATGATGCGCGCGCATTCTGGTATGCTTGGCGCTGGTCTGCACATGGAAGCAACGGGCCAGATGGACGTTGGTTCTGTTTGGGCTGCCTACGAGTCAGAGGAAAACATGCGCAAGACTTGGGGCATGATTGCTGATTGGTGTATCGCACGTAAGTCGAACCTGAAGCTGATTTGGAATGACGCCGACACGCAGAAAAACGGCCTGTTGAACGACGGTGTTATTGTTGGTCAAACTTGGGATGGTCCACCGTTGGCATTGAAATCTGCAGGCGAGCCGGTCACGTACCAAGCGCCTAAAGAGGGTGCGATGGCTTGGGTCGATGGGATGTCAATTCCTAAGGGCGCCAAGAACACCGACGAAATCTATGCGTTCATTGACTTTGCATATCGTGAGAAGCCTGCTGGCGTTGCCATTGATGGGCATGGGTATAACTCGCCTGTGTTGAATGCTGACAGCCATGCAAGTGCGCAGTATGCAACAAACTTCTCCGAAGCTTATCCTGGTGATGCGCTGGGCAACTTGAACGCATGGCCTGCAGAAGCACCTTGGTATGCAGACGTTCGTACCGAGTTCGTGAACAAGTTTAAGAGCTCGTAA
- the gabT gene encoding 4-aminobutyrate--2-oxoglutarate transaminase — MSNQEFEARRDKAVARAIAFSSTFVADRAENAEVWDVEGNRYIDFCGGIGCQNVGHRNAEVVAAIKDQLDQLTHTCFQVTPYKSYIELAERLNALLPGDFPKKSLFFSAGGEAVENAIKIARYFTRRPALITFTNGYHGRSYMGMALSARMVPFKEGFGPFPGEIYRLPFPDEFHGVTLEDTKRAFETLFRSDCPPDQIAAMFFEPVQGEGGYNIATPEFLNYLRALCDEHGIVLVADEIQTGMGRTGRMFAMEHFGITPDLTCIGKSIGGGLPISGVVGRADIIDSVPPGGLGGTFGGNPVACAAALAVLEVIEQDNLLQRGLDMGNQIDTRLRKMAQRNSFDCIGDVRALGCMNAIEIVTDRSSRAPNGDLTVKIVDRALKNGLILLTAGPQRNVIRLLVPLSAAPSLVDEGLDILEKSIEEALV; from the coding sequence ATGAGCAATCAAGAGTTTGAGGCAAGACGCGACAAAGCCGTCGCCAGAGCGATCGCCTTTTCTTCGACATTTGTTGCAGACCGGGCCGAAAATGCCGAAGTCTGGGATGTCGAAGGCAACCGGTACATTGATTTTTGCGGCGGCATCGGCTGTCAGAACGTTGGCCATCGAAATGCTGAAGTGGTGGCCGCGATCAAGGATCAACTTGATCAACTGACCCACACTTGTTTTCAAGTCACGCCGTATAAATCCTATATCGAACTTGCAGAGCGTTTGAACGCGTTGCTTCCAGGCGATTTTCCCAAGAAATCTTTGTTCTTTTCTGCCGGTGGTGAGGCTGTAGAAAACGCGATCAAGATTGCACGGTATTTTACGCGTCGTCCCGCTTTGATCACGTTCACGAACGGATATCACGGGCGCTCTTACATGGGCATGGCACTCAGCGCGCGCATGGTTCCATTCAAAGAAGGGTTCGGTCCGTTCCCAGGCGAAATCTACCGTCTGCCCTTCCCCGATGAATTCCACGGCGTCACGCTAGAAGATACCAAACGGGCGTTTGAAACTTTGTTTCGCAGCGACTGTCCGCCCGATCAAATCGCCGCAATGTTTTTTGAGCCGGTACAGGGCGAAGGCGGCTACAATATTGCAACGCCCGAATTCCTAAATTACCTACGCGCCCTTTGTGATGAACATGGCATTGTTCTGGTCGCAGATGAGATTCAAACAGGCATGGGCCGGACCGGTAGAATGTTTGCTATGGAGCATTTTGGGATAACGCCTGATCTAACCTGCATCGGTAAAAGCATCGGTGGCGGGCTTCCTATTTCAGGTGTTGTTGGCAGGGCCGATATCATCGATTCCGTTCCGCCAGGTGGTTTGGGCGGAACGTTCGGTGGCAATCCGGTTGCTTGTGCGGCTGCACTGGCGGTGCTGGAGGTGATCGAACAAGACAACCTACTGCAACGCGGCCTTGATATGGGGAACCAGATCGACACCCGTTTACGGAAAATGGCACAGCGCAACTCTTTCGACTGCATCGGGGACGTTCGCGCGCTTGGCTGCATGAACGCTATCGAAATCGTTACCGACCGATCTAGCCGCGCGCCCAACGGTGACCTGACGGTTAAAATTGTAGATAGGGCTCTGAAAAACGGGCTGATCCTCCTCACGGCAGGCCCACAGCGAAACGTAATTCGTTTGCTGGTCCCACTTTCTGCTGCGCCTAGTCTTGTTGATGAGGGGCTGGATATCCTCGAGAAATCTATTGAGGAAGCGCTGGTCTGA